A window of Mangifera indica cultivar Alphonso chromosome 11, CATAS_Mindica_2.1, whole genome shotgun sequence contains these coding sequences:
- the LOC123230057 gene encoding uncharacterized protein LOC123230057 produces MTFDKKLLSVGPTNIKSDHVLLGYNCNTCEVFEFSCDTEAIITFTPEQKNKTKSGVKRIKKCGVRLVFTQEFNEPMTRSTCTIIDEEEVQEEAYSVSKGFRSSNFFKGESSSRYSIIDEEHKEAYSKGFKSSNFFIGESSSSSGLHQLQHEEEEVEEFNPSANNFNPSPNESSRFTSDLNEIPQYLIGSTRDKTGTNRLNPADNDGVKLKGCGCVIL; encoded by the exons ATGACATTTGATAAAAAACTGCTTTCCGTTGGACCGACGAATATTAAATCGGATCACGTGTTACTGGGGTACAATTGCAATACATGTGAAGTTTTTGAATTCTCCTGCGACACGGAGGCCATTATCACTTTCACACCtgagcaaaaaaataaaaccaaatctGGGGTCAAAAGGATAAAGAAGTGCGGGGTCCGTTTGGTGTTCACTCAAGAATTTAATGAACCCATGACAAGATCAACATGTACCATCATTGATGAAGAGGAAGTGCAAGAGGAAGCATATTCTGTCTCCAAAGGGTTTAGAtcttcaaatttctttaaaGGTGAATCTAGCTCAAG ATACTCTATAATCGATGAAGAGCATAAGGAAGCATACTCCAAGGGatttaaatcttcaaatttctttaTAGGAGAATCTAGCTCAAG TTCTGGGTTGCATCAACTACAACACGAGGAGGAAGAAGTGGAAGAGTTCAATCCAAGTGCAAATAATTTCAACCCAAGCCCCAATGAATCCAGTAGATTTACTTCTGATTTGAATGAAATTCCTCAATATTTAATTGGATCAACAAGGGATAAGACAGGCACAAATAGGCTGAACCCTGCAGACAATGATGGGGTAAAACTGAAAGGATGTGGCTGCGTAATTTTATGA
- the LOC123229727 gene encoding disease resistance protein RPV1-like, whose product MASSSRPQVNYDVFLSFRGEDTRNGFTSHLYAALCRREIKTFIDDGLRIGDRIPSSLVEAIEGSKISIIIFSENYASSKWCLEELVKILECNRKYGQIVIPIFYHIDPSDVRKQTGSYGAALAEHEVRFQREKEMLQGWRWRIALTEAANISGFDSNIIRPESKLIQKIIKVVMKRLNNMSSGYENLVGVAMKIQTIKSLLSNDSNKVCKVGIWGMGGIGKTTIANAVFNEISSQFEGSYFIQNVREESEKRGLIQLQEKLLSTILEEERPNIRHASTIERLKRKKLLFVFDDVTHIHQINELIGDLENLGTGSQIIITTRDKQVLVSCKVDHANIYEVEGLYAAESFWLFCQYAFKQNHPIDKEYTKLSNRVLRYAKGVPLALTILGSFLCDRGKHEWESTLEKLKNCPHQDIQTVLKISYDGLDVEEKKLFLDIACFFNGWKEHVVRQFSSSIGLTVLIDKALITISYETVRIHDLLQEMGMEIVRQESLNKLGERSRLWLDNNVYDVLNKNKGTDKIQGVRFNMSEIRVTLLNPHAFSKMDYLRLLIVDTSNYKGKYNNVHGFEGLQSDFTELRCLFWDFYPFRSLPSKFYPQNLVVLKMRHSKLKQPWTDIKDLANLKLIDLSHSKHLFELPDLSEAQNLECLILEDCTSLSEIIPPTRNLNKLVSLNLRNCKSLTSLPTGLQSKSLKDVILSGCSNLKTCPMIACNMERLCLDGTAIKELSSSIESSSRLVELNLKDCLRLESLPSSVCNLESLQQLDLSGLLTVKFVLGIPHNIKELNLEGTAIKELPSTIDNASRLERLSLKDCSSLVNLPNGICKLKSLKYICISGCSKLDRLPEDIGYLESLETLEATGNSKDCLRLESLPSSIHNLNLRFLNLSGLVYLKIVPEFPRRIEELYLDGTAVEQLSSSIENASNLVRLSLKDCSSLRSLPNGMSKLKSLKYICISGCLKLHTLPEDIGHLQSLEVLEANGTSIGKIPSSMTGPLSPGQSGLQFLRRLNLNHCSLTQLPNNLDRISLLRELELEGNNFENLPASIVNLSKLKLLNIRVCNRLKSLPKLPSNIEELRADNCKRLKAISGLKNLNQRHCGRKLSFPNCVSLNWNAVRDIFHDAALDLYSDEFEVFKYEKVAGKPQGLMCFPGSEIPEWFNIQSSGSVIELPEVSREMPK is encoded by the exons atggcttcttcttctcGTCCTCAAGTAAATTACGATGTTTTTCTTAGTTTCAGAGGGGAGGACACTCGCAACGGGTTTACCAGCCACCTCTATGCAGCTTTGTGTAGAAGAGAgattaaaactttcattgatgatgGGCTTAGAATAGGAGATCGTATTCCATCATCTCTTGTGGAAGCAATTGAAGGATCAAAGATttcaattatcattttctctgaAAACTATGCTTCTTCTAAATGGTGCCTCGAAGAACTCGTAAAGATCCTCGAATGTAACAGAAAATATGGTCAAATTGTGATACCAATTTTCTATCATATAGATCCTTCAGATGTAAGGAAGCAAACTGGAAGTTATGGAGCGGCATTAGCTGAACATGAAGTACGATTTCAGAGGGAGAAAGAGATGTTGCAGGGATGGAGATGGAGGATTGCATTGACGGAAGCTGCCAATATATCtgggtttgattcaaatattattag GCCTGAATCAAAACTTATacagaaaattattaaagttgttATGAAGAGATTGAATAATATGTCTTCTGGTTATGAGAACTTGGTTGGAGTAGCAATGAAGATTCAAACAATTAAATCTTTATTATCTAATGACTCGAATAAAGTGTGCAAAGTAGGGATTTGGGGCATGGGCGGTATCGGCAAAACAACTATTGCCAATGCAGTCTTCAACGAAATTTCGAGTCAGTTTGAAGGTTcttatttcattcaaaatgtTAGGGAAGAATCGGAGAAACGTGGACTAATTCAGTTGCAGGAAAAACTTCTTTCTACAATATTAGAGGAGGAACGCCCCAATATAAGGCATGCTTCCACAATAGAAAGACTTAAGAGGAAAAAGcttctctttgtttttgatgatgtaacacatatacatcaaataaatgaattgaTTGGAGACCTTGAAAACTTGGGCACAGGAAGTCAAATCATTATAACAACAAGAGATAAACAAGTACTTGTAAGTTGTAAAGTGGATCATGCCAACATATATGAGGTTGAAGGGTTGTATGCTGCTGAATCTTTTTGGCTTTTTTGTCAATATGCCTTCAAACAAAACCATCCCATCGATAAAGAATACACAAAGCTGTCAAATAGAGTTCTACGTTATGCTAAAGGTGTGCCATTAGCTCTTACAATTTTGGGTTCTTTTCTATGTGATAGGGGAAAACATGAATGGGAAAGTAcattggaaaaattaaaaaattgtccACATCAAGATATCCAAACAGTGCTTAAGATAAGTTATGATGGATTAGATgttgaagaaaagaaattatttctAGATATTGCATGCTTTTTTAATGGATGGAAAGAACATGTAGTTCGTCAATTCTCATCAAGTATTGGACTGACAGTACTTATTGATAAGGCTCTCATAACTATTTCATATGAAACTGTAAGAATACATGATTTGCTTCAAGAAATGGGCATGGAAATTGTTCGACAAGAATCCTTGAATAAACTGGGTGAACGTAGTCGATTGTGGCTTGATAATAATGTCTATGATGTATTGAACAAGAACAAG GGAACTGATAAAATACAAGGCGTACGATTTAATATGTCTGAAATAAGAGTGACACTCTTAAATCCTCATGCTTTCTCAAAGATGGATTATCTAAGATTATTGATAGTGGATACGTCAAACTACAAGGGCAAATATAATAATGTGCATGGTTTTGAAGGTCTGCAATCTGATTTCACAGAATTAAGATGCCTCTTCTGGGATTTTTATCCATTCCGATCACTGCCTTCGAAATTTTATCCTCAGAACCTTGTTGTACTTAAAATGCGTCACAGCAAGCTTAAACAACCATGGACTGATATCAAG GATCTTGctaatttgaaattgattgaCCTAAGTCACTCAAAGCATCTATTTGAACTTCCAGACCTCTCAGAGGCTCAAAACCTGGAGTGTTTAATTCTAGAAGATTGTACAAGTTTGTCTGAGATCATTCCTCCAACTCGGAATCTCAATAAACTTGTCAGTTTGAATCTAAGAAACTGCAAAAGCCTTACCAGTCTTCCAACTGGACTTCAATCCAAGTCTTTAAAAGATGTTATTCTCTCAGGCTGCTCTAATCTCAAGACTTGTCCAATGATCGCATGTAATATGGAACGGTTGTGTTTGGATGGAACTGCGATAAAAGAATTATCTTCTTCCATTGAAAGTTCTTCCAGACTAGTTGAATTGAATCTTAAGGATTGTTTGAggcttgaaagtcttccaagcagTGTTTGTAATTTGGAATCTCTTCAACAACTTGATCTTTCTGGTTTGTTAACGGTAAAGTTTGTTCTAGGGATCCCGCACaatataaaagagttaaatttaGAAGGAACTGCGATAAAAGAGCTGCCTTCAACAATTGACAATGCATCCCGTCTTGAAAGATTGAGTCTAAAAGATTGTTCAAGCCTTGTGAATCTTCCAAACGGCATTTGTAAATTGAAGTCTCTCAAATATATTTGTATCTCTGGTTGTTCGAAACTTGACAGATTGCCAGAAGACATAGGATATTTAGAAAGTTTGGAAACGCTTGAAGCTACTGGAAATTCTAAGGACTGTTTAAggcttgaaagtcttccaagcagcATCCATAATTTAAATCTTCGATTTCTCAATCTTTCTGGTTTGGTTTACCTAAAGATCGTTCCAGAGTTCCCACGGAGGATAGAAGAGTTATATTTAGATGGAACTGCGGTAGAACAATTGTCTTCATCAATTGAGAATGCATCCAATCTAGTAAGATTGAGTCTTAAAGATTGTTCAAGCCTTAGAAGTCTTCCAAACGGTATGTCCAAGTTGAAATctcttaaatatatttgtatctCTGGTTGTTTAAAGCTTCATACATTGCCTGAAGATATTGGACATTTGCAAAGTTTGGAAGTGCTGGAAGCTAATGGAACTTCTATAGGGAAAATACCTTCATCTATGACGGGCCCGCTATCACCAGGTCAATCAGGTTTGCAATTTTTAAGGAGATTGAACTTGAATCACTGCAGTCTTACACAGTTGCCCAATAATCTTGACCGGATATCCTTGCTCAGAGAGTTAGAATTAGAAGGAAACAATTTTGAGAACCTACCAGCAAGCATCGTGAACCTTTCTAAGTTAAAGCTCCTTAACATACGTGTTTGCAATAGGCTTAAGTCTTTACCGAAGCTTCCGAGTAATATAGAAGAACTTAGGGCAGATAATTGCAAAAGGCTGAAAGCAATTtcaggtttgaaaaatcttaatcAAAGACATTGCGGAAGGAAACTCAGCTTCCCTAATTGCGTCAGTCTGAATTGGAATGCAGTCAGAGACATATTTCATGATGCTGCATTGGATTTGTACTCAGATGAATTTGAAGTATTCAAATATGAAAAG GTTGCTGGCAAGCCACAAGGTCTTATGTGTTTCCCAGGAAGCGAAATTCCCGAATGGTTTAACATTCAAAGTAGTGGATCTGTCATAGAGTTACCAGAAG TTTCTCGTGAAATGCCAAAATGA